Proteins encoded within one genomic window of uncultured Draconibacterium sp.:
- a CDS encoding porin family protein: MKKVLISIIFLIAGCSVFAQKQKINYLTTFDDKLFHFGFTLGMNTLDFNVVNYNPIGENTDFIPYPDDGIIWDSNIRSDVATLIPGFTVGIVTSMRLSKDFNLRFLPGLSFGERQLTFNVPVRDVNVYEEDLSYYTIRSTFLDFPLLLKYKARRINNDRPYVIFGGAYRHDISRTAQEDLIKLKNGGFYAEVGGGWDHYFAFFRFSVEAKFSFGLNDQLGDLPGGQQRLYYAQSIKNLRSKIFTLSFHFE, translated from the coding sequence GTGAAGAAAGTTTTAATCTCAATCATATTCCTTATTGCAGGTTGTAGTGTTTTTGCCCAAAAGCAAAAAATTAACTACCTGACAACTTTTGATGATAAACTTTTTCATTTTGGTTTTACCCTCGGGATGAATACCCTCGATTTTAATGTGGTAAATTACAATCCTATTGGCGAAAATACTGATTTTATACCCTATCCGGATGATGGAATAATTTGGGATAGTAATATCCGTTCTGATGTGGCTACTTTAATTCCCGGTTTTACGGTTGGGATTGTTACAAGTATGAGGCTCTCAAAGGATTTTAACTTGCGTTTTCTGCCCGGCTTGTCGTTTGGCGAAAGGCAATTGACTTTTAATGTCCCGGTAAGGGATGTAAATGTTTATGAAGAGGATCTTTCTTATTACACCATTCGGTCTACTTTTCTCGATTTCCCGTTATTGTTGAAATACAAAGCGCGACGTATTAATAACGATCGGCCCTATGTTATTTTCGGTGGAGCTTATCGTCATGATATCTCGCGAACTGCACAGGAAGACTTAATAAAATTGAAGAACGGAGGTTTTTATGCCGAAGTTGGTGGTGGCTGGGACCACTATTTTGCGTTCTTCCGTTTCTCGGTTGAAGCCAAATTTAGTTTTGGATTGAACGACCAGTTGGGAGATCTTCCCGGCGGACAGCAACGTTTATATTACGCACAATCGATAAAAAATCTGAGATCGAAGATTTTCACTCTTTCATTTCACTTTGAATAA
- the ubiE gene encoding bifunctional demethylmenaquinone methyltransferase/2-methoxy-6-polyprenyl-1,4-benzoquinol methylase UbiE: MAALPYKQSKQSKKGQVEEMFDNISPKYDLLNHVLSLNIDKIWRRKTIKKLKPYQPATILDIATGTGDFAIAALKLGDVKVTGIDISEGMLNVGREKIKAKKLDDQIKFRKADSENLPFDDGAFDAAIVGFGVRNFENLEKGLSDIQRVLKPGGVFFVLEFSKPVSFPFKQIYMFYFMRILPLIGRMVSKDSRAYTYLPESVNEFPDGDRFLTILADVGFVQNECYRQTFGIASIYKAHKPNN, from the coding sequence ATGGCAGCCCTTCCTTATAAGCAATCAAAACAATCCAAGAAAGGTCAGGTGGAGGAGATGTTCGATAATATCTCTCCGAAATATGATTTACTGAACCATGTATTATCATTGAATATTGATAAAATATGGCGCAGAAAAACCATTAAAAAACTGAAACCTTATCAGCCCGCAACTATTCTTGATATTGCAACGGGTACCGGCGATTTTGCTATCGCTGCGTTAAAACTTGGCGATGTAAAAGTTACCGGTATCGACATTTCGGAAGGAATGTTGAATGTTGGACGAGAAAAGATAAAGGCAAAAAAACTTGACGACCAAATCAAGTTTCGAAAAGCTGACTCGGAAAACCTGCCGTTCGATGACGGCGCTTTTGATGCTGCTATTGTTGGTTTTGGTGTACGCAATTTCGAGAATCTGGAAAAAGGACTTTCCGACATTCAGCGTGTGTTAAAACCCGGCGGCGTATTTTTCGTTCTCGAATTCTCGAAACCGGTAAGTTTTCCGTTCAAGCAGATTTACATGTTTTATTTCATGCGCATTTTGCCGTTAATCGGAAGAATGGTGTCGAAAGATAGCCGAGCCTACACTTATTTGCCCGAATCGGTAAATGAATTCCCCGATGGTGACAGATTTTTAACTATTTTAGCCGATGTTGGTTTTGTTCAGAATGAATGTTATCGGCAGACTTTTGGAATCGCCTCAATTTACAAGGCACATAAACCCAACAATTAA